From one Sulfurimonas sp. HSL-3221 genomic stretch:
- a CDS encoding efflux RND transporter permease subunit, with amino-acid sequence MIARLIEFALNKPLLNHMLLLFVLLLSVFAYLNIPKEIFPPIQMDKITITGGYAGASADVLDKMVVTTIEDELGNISELETVTTTIKNGAFTITADIKPGSQNINVLNDVKDIIAQTKRDLPSDMNEPIAQIHEETIPLVLVAIAGEAPMTELLARADELKSALSRYKELSDITIRGDSDDELVFRIDPDKLDAYGLSTDAVVAALQNLSSIFPVGTIKRRGEHLYISTYNGEKDETAIENTVIGVGGKRVKIGQIATATFELGDATELSHYNGVRNVSVNITKSKSGNAIALAKQIRETLKGFEKRYPDLQFAVYTDTSVWIKNRLNTVVSNIIVGLILVFAAMLIFVNRGIALVVAMGIPMSFMIGLIATEMIGYSLNMLSLLGALIALGMLVDEAIVVAENIYRHMEEGMPRRQAAIQGAVEMFPAVLTATLTTVFAFLPMLLISGEMGTFIKILPVMITILLLSSLFEAFFFLPLHAHELLRLRRESHVSHSIWEHLYRWYDKTLHLLFRRRKRSLFLIVGTIAALTAVMVSQSRFQLFPPFDVTQVYVTGKVNINNELEDTEQRVAAIERMLLEKLDPEEYSSVTAVIGMRLDAKNKAEIGENLFQVFIDLHERAPDNWYNRYINPIFSIEYNADVLKRQRDAKRISEDVKQWLEPLAQRTEDDGTKTFENFNVTVPGTGVVAHDIELALEGKDDAELAMGVKVLEAALADVTGVYNISDDADLGERELKLRINDYGYDLGLTEADISRQLRAHYLKGEYGKMFSASGLVRIRIESVQKDDPESLETFRIQIPGSTQTVALRDVADFIYTQAYVTIEKEDGTRIRSVYASLDKDIRTSSEVMAAIAPTLEGLRKEGFDIEIKGEEKENAKTQREMSQAAAVAIFLIFITLVWLFDSLVLALIVLSTIPLVLVGVYVGHWVMGLTITMPSLIGAVGLAGVVVNDGLIMVSFIRQARDSEALMRRARTRLRPILMTSITTVLGLMTLIFFASGQAQILQPMAVSLGYGILWATVLNLFYVPLLYAVIYRIKR; translated from the coding sequence GTGATCGCACGCCTCATCGAGTTCGCGCTGAACAAACCGCTGCTCAACCACATGCTGCTGCTGTTCGTGCTGCTCCTCTCCGTCTTCGCCTACCTTAACATTCCCAAAGAGATCTTCCCGCCGATCCAGATGGACAAGATCACGATCACCGGAGGCTACGCCGGGGCGAGCGCGGATGTCCTGGATAAAATGGTCGTCACCACGATCGAGGACGAGCTGGGGAATATCAGCGAACTGGAGACGGTGACGACGACGATCAAAAACGGCGCGTTCACCATCACGGCCGACATCAAGCCGGGATCGCAGAACATCAACGTGCTCAACGACGTCAAGGATATCATCGCCCAGACGAAGCGGGACCTCCCTTCGGACATGAACGAACCCATCGCGCAGATCCATGAAGAGACGATCCCGCTGGTGCTGGTGGCCATCGCCGGTGAGGCGCCCATGACCGAACTCCTTGCGCGCGCCGATGAGCTCAAAAGCGCGCTGTCGCGCTACAAGGAGCTCAGCGACATTACGATCCGGGGCGATTCCGACGACGAACTCGTCTTCCGCATCGATCCGGACAAACTGGACGCCTACGGCCTCTCCACCGACGCCGTGGTCGCAGCGCTGCAGAATCTCAGTTCCATTTTTCCCGTCGGCACCATCAAGCGGCGGGGCGAACACCTTTACATCAGCACCTACAACGGCGAAAAAGATGAAACGGCGATCGAGAATACGGTTATCGGCGTCGGCGGCAAGCGGGTGAAAATCGGCCAGATCGCTACGGCCACCTTCGAGCTGGGCGACGCGACGGAGCTGTCGCACTACAATGGGGTTCGCAACGTCTCCGTCAACATCACCAAGTCAAAATCGGGCAACGCCATCGCCCTGGCCAAACAGATCCGCGAAACCCTCAAGGGCTTCGAAAAACGCTACCCGGACCTGCAGTTCGCGGTCTACACCGACACTTCGGTCTGGATCAAGAACCGTCTCAATACGGTCGTCTCCAACATCATCGTCGGGCTGATTCTCGTCTTCGCCGCCATGCTTATCTTCGTCAACCGCGGCATCGCGCTCGTCGTGGCGATGGGGATCCCGATGAGTTTCATGATCGGGCTGATCGCGACGGAGATGATCGGCTATTCGCTCAACATGCTCTCCCTGCTCGGCGCCCTGATCGCCCTGGGGATGCTCGTCGACGAAGCGATCGTCGTGGCGGAGAACATCTACCGCCACATGGAGGAGGGGATGCCACGGCGTCAGGCGGCGATCCAGGGGGCGGTGGAGATGTTCCCCGCCGTGCTGACGGCGACGCTGACGACGGTTTTTGCCTTTTTGCCGATGCTGCTGATCAGCGGGGAGATGGGGACTTTTATCAAGATCCTGCCCGTGATGATCACCATTTTGCTGCTCAGCTCCCTCTTCGAAGCCTTCTTCTTCCTGCCGCTGCATGCGCACGAACTGCTGCGCCTGCGCCGGGAGAGCCATGTCAGCCACAGTATCTGGGAACACCTCTACCGCTGGTACGACAAAACGCTGCACCTCCTTTTCCGCCGCCGCAAACGCTCCCTTTTCCTGATCGTCGGCACCATCGCTGCGTTGACGGCGGTGATGGTGTCGCAGAGCCGTTTTCAGCTTTTCCCGCCCTTCGACGTGACCCAGGTCTACGTGACGGGGAAGGTCAATATCAACAACGAGCTCGAAGATACGGAGCAGAGGGTTGCGGCCATCGAGCGGATGTTGCTGGAGAAGCTTGACCCCGAAGAGTACTCCTCGGTGACGGCGGTGATCGGGATGCGTCTGGATGCGAAGAACAAGGCGGAAATCGGCGAGAACCTCTTCCAGGTCTTCATCGACCTGCACGAACGCGCACCGGATAACTGGTACAACCGATATATCAATCCCATCTTCTCGATCGAATATAACGCCGACGTGCTCAAACGGCAGCGTGATGCCAAGCGGATCAGCGAAGACGTCAAACAGTGGCTCGAACCGCTCGCCCAACGCACGGAAGATGACGGGACCAAGACCTTCGAGAACTTCAACGTTACCGTCCCGGGAACGGGGGTCGTCGCGCACGATATCGAGCTCGCGCTCGAGGGCAAGGATGATGCGGAGCTGGCGATGGGCGTGAAAGTGCTGGAAGCAGCCCTAGCCGACGTGACGGGGGTCTATAACATTTCCGATGATGCCGATCTCGGGGAGCGGGAGCTGAAACTGCGCATCAACGACTACGGTTACGACCTGGGGCTTACCGAGGCGGATATCAGCCGTCAGCTGCGCGCCCACTACCTCAAAGGCGAATACGGCAAGATGTTCAGTGCCAGCGGCCTGGTCCGCATCCGCATCGAGAGTGTGCAGAAAGATGACCCCGAGAGTCTGGAGACCTTCCGCATCCAGATCCCGGGCAGCACGCAGACCGTTGCCCTGCGCGACGTCGCCGACTTCATCTATACGCAGGCTTATGTGACGATCGAAAAGGAGGACGGTACGCGTATCCGCAGCGTCTATGCGTCGCTGGACAAGGATATTCGGACATCGTCGGAGGTGATGGCGGCGATCGCACCGACGCTGGAAGGGCTCAGGAAAGAGGGCTTTGATATCGAGATCAAGGGGGAGGAGAAGGAGAACGCCAAGACGCAGCGGGAGATGTCCCAGGCGGCGGCCGTCGCGATCTTCCTGATCTTTATTACCCTCGTATGGCTGTTCGACTCGCTGGTACTGGCGCTGATCGTGCTCAGCACGATCCCCCTTGTCCTTGTCGGTGTCTATGTCGGCCACTGGGTGATGGGCCTCACCATTACGATGCCGAGTCTGATCGGGGCCGTGGGGCTGGCGGGGGTCGTCGTGAACGACGGCCTGATCATGGTGAGTTTTATCCGGCAGGCCAGGGACAGCGAAGCGTTGATGCGGCGGGCGCGGACCCGCCTGCGGCCGATCCTGATGACGTCGATCACGACGGTACTCGGGCTCATGACGCTGATCTTTTTCGCTTCGGGTCAGGCACAGATACTGCAGCCGATGGCGGTGTCGCTGGGATACGGGATATTATGGGCAACGGTACTGAACTTGTTCTATGTACCGTTGCTTTATGCCGTCATCTACCGTATCAAACGGTAG
- the rsmH gene encoding 16S rRNA (cytosine(1402)-N(4))-methyltransferase RsmH → MQNIPHIPVLYREVTEAFSGCEAGIVVDCTMGYGGHSSLLLEANPNLRLVGIDQDETAIRFSTERLAPFGERVEIRKGRFSAVLETIVRDYGAEQIRGVLADIGVSSLQLDEKDRGFSFESETLDMRMDPSAPLDAATVVNTYAEAELERILRDYGEVPNARKIAQVIATQRPFTSAKALAEAVRPFAPRGKKIHPATLVMQAIRIEVNDELGELNRLLDVCERACFPEALIGIISFHSLEDRIVKQRFAQWAKNCICPSDAMRCTCGNDHAIGRPRPKKPITAQADELKENPRSRSAKLRLFEMNCHGR, encoded by the coding sequence ATGCAGAACATCCCCCATATTCCGGTACTTTACCGAGAAGTTACCGAAGCTTTTTCCGGCTGCGAAGCGGGCATCGTCGTCGACTGTACCATGGGGTACGGCGGGCACAGCAGCCTGCTGCTCGAAGCGAACCCGAACCTCCGTCTGGTCGGCATCGACCAGGACGAGACGGCGATCCGTTTTTCGACGGAGCGGCTGGCCCCGTTCGGAGAGCGCGTCGAGATCCGTAAGGGGCGCTTTTCCGCCGTGCTGGAGACGATCGTGCGGGATTACGGCGCGGAGCAGATCCGGGGGGTGCTCGCGGATATCGGCGTCTCTTCGCTGCAGCTGGACGAGAAGGATCGCGGTTTCTCCTTTGAGAGCGAGACGCTGGATATGCGGATGGACCCCTCGGCCCCGCTGGATGCCGCGACCGTCGTCAATACCTACGCCGAGGCGGAACTCGAGCGCATCCTGCGCGACTACGGCGAGGTTCCCAACGCGCGCAAGATCGCGCAGGTCATCGCAACGCAGCGGCCCTTCACCTCCGCCAAAGCGCTCGCCGAGGCGGTCCGCCCCTTCGCGCCCCGCGGCAAGAAGATCCATCCGGCGACGCTGGTGATGCAGGCGATCCGCATCGAGGTGAACGACGAGCTGGGGGAGCTGAACCGCCTGCTCGACGTCTGCGAACGCGCCTGCTTCCCCGAGGCGCTCATCGGGATCATCTCGTTCCACTCCCTCGAAGATCGCATCGTCAAGCAGCGGTTCGCGCAGTGGGCGAAAAACTGTATCTGCCCCAGCGACGCGATGCGCTGTACCTGCGGCAACGACCACGCCATCGGGCGCCCCCGGCCGAAAAAGCCGATCACGGCACAGGCGGACGAACTCAAAGAGAACCCCCGCAGCCGCAGTGCGAAACTGCGGCTTTTTGAGATGAACTGCCATGGACGATAA
- a CDS encoding LysR family transcriptional regulator: MYTLKQLELFLDLGRSEKIIDTAKKFGLSQSAVSMAIKELERLLDGPLFERIGKRLVLNGRGAMLMRSAQPHVDALHALYDQMRSDSLRGELRLAASVTIAEYFIPTLVCNYMEQNEHVSISLKSANTADVIRKVTSGEVDIGFIEGEGILEEVESRVLMRDELVVLTSDKALAERGPWFIDQLASRPWIMREKGSGTRAVFLNAISPVDQELNMVMELEHIESIKNFLLAKPDYLSVLPRISVRRELEEGHLFEIAIKAHHFERDFTMISRSQQTLLPLQTHFQEYLLSSIGLQ, from the coding sequence ATGTATACGCTGAAACAGCTGGAACTTTTTCTCGATCTGGGGCGGAGCGAAAAGATTATCGATACGGCCAAAAAGTTCGGGCTGAGCCAGTCGGCGGTTTCGATGGCGATCAAGGAGCTCGAGCGCCTGCTCGACGGCCCGCTGTTCGAGCGGATCGGCAAACGGCTGGTCCTCAACGGGCGGGGGGCGATGCTGATGCGCAGCGCCCAACCGCACGTCGATGCCCTGCACGCCCTCTACGACCAGATGCGCAGCGATTCGCTGCGCGGGGAGCTCCGCCTGGCGGCCAGTGTGACGATCGCGGAGTACTTCATCCCGACGCTGGTCTGCAACTATATGGAGCAGAACGAACATGTCAGTATCTCGCTCAAAAGCGCCAACACCGCCGACGTCATCCGCAAAGTCACCTCCGGGGAAGTCGATATCGGCTTTATCGAGGGGGAGGGGATCCTTGAAGAGGTCGAGAGCCGGGTGTTGATGCGCGACGAGCTGGTCGTGCTCACAAGCGACAAGGCACTGGCAGAGCGGGGGCCGTGGTTTATCGACCAGCTGGCATCGCGGCCGTGGATCATGCGGGAAAAAGGCTCCGGGACCCGGGCCGTCTTCCTCAACGCGATCAGCCCCGTCGACCAGGAGCTCAACATGGTGATGGAGCTGGAGCATATCGAGTCGATCAAAAACTTCCTGCTGGCCAAGCCCGATTATCTCAGCGTTCTGCCGCGCATTTCAGTCAGAAGGGAACTGGAAGAGGGGCACCTGTTCGAGATCGCGATCAAGGCGCACCACTTCGAGCGCGACTTCACGATGATCTCCCGCAGCCAGCAGACGCTGCTGCCGCTGCAGACCCATTTCCAGGAGTACCTCTTAAGTTCCATCGGGCTACAATAG